The following proteins are encoded in a genomic region of Brachypodium distachyon strain Bd21 chromosome 1, Brachypodium_distachyon_v3.0, whole genome shotgun sequence:
- the LOC100845352 gene encoding glucan endo-1,3-beta-glucosidase 8: protein MAPLLRLLAGAAALLVAVSHASAWSSAVDVGVNWGSQLTHPLLPSSVVKMLKDNGIMKVKLFDADPWPVEALLDSGIEVMLGIPNDMLEIMSSYGSAQDWVKENVTAYGDKLKLKYVAVGNEPFLKSYNGTFMKTTVPALKNIQKALDAAGLGDKVKATVPLNADVYVSPDDKPSSGQFRPDIDDVMTDMVKFLHDHGAPFVVNIYPFLSLYQSDDFPFEFAFFDGGRNIQDKDGVSYSNVFDANYDTLVSALKKAGVGGLKVVVGEVGWPTDGNKNANMKLARRFYDGLMKKLAKNEGTHLRPGKLDVYLFGLFDEDLKSIAPGNFERHWGILTYDGKPKFPMDLSGQGHDKLLAGVSGVQYLPHQWCVLDDEAKAQDKLPGNIQYACAGGDCTALGYGCSCDGLDEKSNISYAFNMYFQMQDQDVRACDFDGLANITDKNASTKGCLFPVQIISAGGRMAPALRWTTLLALVAHVLVMGFIV, encoded by the exons ATGGCTCCGCTCCTGCGgctgctggccggcgcggccgcGCTGCTTGTCGCCGTGTCCCATGCGTCCGCCTGGAGCTCCGCCGTGGACGTCGGCGTGAACTGGGGCTCGCAGCTGACGCATCCGCTGCTGCCATCGTCGGTCGTGAAGATGCTCAAGGACAACGGGATCATGAAGGTGAAGCTGTTCGATGCCGACCCGTGGCCCGTCGAGGCGCTCCTCGACTCCGGCATCGAGGTCATGCTGGGCATCCCCAACGACATGCTGGAGATCATGAGCAGCTACGGCAGCGCCCAGGATTGGGTCAAGGAGAACGTCACCGCTTACGGCGACAAGCTCAAGCTCAA GTATGTGGCAGTGGGGAATGAGCCGTTTCTCAAGAGTTACAACGGGACGTTCATGAAGACGACCGTGCCGGCGCTCAAGAACATTCAGAAGGCGCTGGACGCGGCGGGCCTGGGAGACAAAGTGAAGGCGACGGTCCCGCTGAACGCCGACGTGTACGTCTCCCCGGACGACAAGCCGTCCTCCGGCCAGTTCCGGCCGGACATCGACGACGTCATGACCGACATGGTCAAGTTCCTGCACGACCACGGCGCGCCCTTCGTCGTCAACATCTACCCGTTCCTCAGCCTGTACCAGAGCGacgacttccccttcgagttCGCCTTCTTCGACGGCGGCCGCAACATCCAGGACAAGGACGGCGTGAGCTACTCCAACGTGTTCGACGCCAACTACGACACGCTGGTGAGCGCGCTCAAGAAGGCCGGCGTGGGCGGCCTCAAGGTGGTTGTCGGCGAGGTCGGCTGGCCCACGGACGGCAACAAGAACGCCAACATGAAGCTCGCGAGACGCTTCTACGACGGGCTCATGAAGAAGCTGGCCAAGAACGAAGGCACGCATCTCCGGCCGGGCAAGTTGGACGTCTACCTGTTCGGCCTCTTCGACGAGGACTTGAAGAGCATCGCTCCCGGGAACTTCGAGCGGCACTGGGGAATCCTCACCTACGACGGGAAGCCCAAGTTCCCCATGGACTTGTCGGGGCAAGGGCACGACAAGCTCCTGGCCGGCGTGTCCGGCGTGCAGTACCTGCCCCATCAGTGGTGCGTGCTCGACGACGAGGCCAAGGCCCAGGACAAGCTGCCGGGCAACATCCAGTACGCGTGCGCCGGCGGGGATTGCACGGCGCTCGGTTACGGCTGCTCCTGCGACGggctcgacgagaagagcaaCATCTCCTACGCCTTCAACATGTACTTCCAGATGCAGGACCAGGACGTGCGCGCCTGCGACTTCGACGGGCTCGCCAATATCACCGACAAGAACGCCTCCACCAAGGGCTGCCTGTTTCCGGTCCAGATCATCAGCGCCGGCGGGAGGATGGCCCCGGCGCTTAGGTGGACGACGTTGCTGGCCTTGGTTGCGCATGTTCTCGTCATGGGTTTCATCGTGTAG